In Halosimplex halophilum, the genomic stretch ACCGCCTCGTGTTCGAACAGCGCGTCCTCCAGCTCGATCGAGGAGATGTTCTCCCCGCCGGAGACGATGATGTCCTTCTTGCGGTCCTGGATGGAGATCGCGCCGTCCTCGTCGACGGTCGCGAGGTCGCCGGTGTGGTAGTACCCATCGGCCCGCTCGGAGAAGGCCCGTTCCGTGGCCTCGGGCTTGTTCCAGTAGCCCTCCATCACCTGGTTGCCGCGGACGACGACCTCGCCGATGGTCTCGTCGTCGCGGGGCACGTCCGCGCCGTCCTCGTCGACGACGCGGACCTCGGTGCCGAGGTAGCCGATGCCCTGTCGCTTCTTGACGGCGAAGCGGTCGGCGCTGTCGTCGTCGAAGTGCCGGCGGGCGTCGGAGGTGGTGATGAGGGGACCGGTCTCGGTCGCGCCGTAGACGTGTTTGAGGTACCAGCCGAACTCGTCCTCGACGGTGCGGATGGTCGCCTCCGGCGGCGCGCTGCCGGCGGTCGCAACGCGCACGTCGGCGTCGCCGGTCGTCGCCGGCGCCTCCGCCTCGTAGTGGTCGATCAGCCGGTTGAGGACCGTCGGGGCGCAGCAGAGGTAGGACACGTCCTCGGCGGCGACGGCGTCGAAGATCCGCTCGGCGTCGACGCCGCGCGTGCAGACGTGGGTCGCGCCCAGGCCCGTGACCGCGTAGATGTGGCCCCACCCGTTGACGTGGAACATCGGCAGCGTCCACAGGTACGTGTCGTCGTCGCGGATCTCCTGGTGGACCGAGACCAGGTAGGCGTGCAGCGTCTCGGTGCGGTGGGTCCGCATCACGCCTTTCGGGTCGCCCGTCGTCCCCGAGGTGTAGTTGATCGTGATCACGTCGTCCTCGTCCATCTCCGGGCGGTCCACGTCGGGGTCGGGTCCGGCGGCGTCGAGGAGCGCGTCGAAGTCCTCCCAGTCGCCGTCGACCGCGTCTGCCCCGTTCGTCACGAACGTCTCCGTCGGCACGTCGTCGCGGATCGGCTCGATCTTCCCGGCGTACTCGCGGTCGGCGTAGATGGCGTCGACCTCGGCGTCCGAGAGGATGTACGCGAAGTCGTCGGGCGTCAGCCGGTAGTTCAGCGGCGTGTGGACCGCGCCCAGTTGCATGATCCCGTAGGCGGCTTCGAGGTGGTAGTGGGTGTTGGGGTCCAGCACCGCCACGCGGTCGCCCTGTCCGACCCCTCGCTCGCGGAGCGCCGCCGAGAAGCGGTCGGCCCGCTCGCCCAGTTCCTCGTAGGTGTACCGTTCGCCGGTCGTCGCCACGACCGCCTCGTCGCCGCCGTAGTGGCGCCGCGCGCGGTCGAGGAAGTCCGTCACCAGCAGTGGCTTGTGCATGGTATCGCCTCGGCCCCGATATCGGGCGGCGACCCCATAAATTGGATGTTCGATTGTGAACTTCCGGGGCGGTCGAGCGGGGTCGTACTACTGGCTCTCCTCTCCGGGGGCGCAAGACACACGACCCCGCGCGCCGACCGGCGAGACATGACCGCACCCCTGCCGATCAGCGGGTTCGCCGACGAGATCGCCGACGACCTCGACGACCAGCTCGCGACGCTCGAATCGCTCGACATCAGCCACCTCGACCTCCGGGGCGTCTGGAACGAAAACGCGCTCGACCTCTCGGCGGACCGGCTGGACGCCCTCGAAGCGACGCTGGCCGAGCGCGGCTTCGCGGTCACCTCCATCGGCTCGCCGATCGGCAAGATCGGCGTCGAGGACGACTTCGACCCCCACTTGGAGCGACTGGAGCGCGCGCTCGAACTCGCGAACCGCTTCGACACCGACCGTGTACGGGTGTTCTCCTACTACATCCCCGACGGCGACGACCCGGCGGACCACCGCGAGGAAGTCCTGCGGCGGACCCGCACGGCGGTCGAGAAGGCCGAGTCGGCGGGCGTGACGCTCGTCCTGGAGAACGAGAAGGACATCTACGGCGACACGCCCGGCCGGATGCGCGACCTGCTGACGACCATCGACTCGCCGCACCTGCGGGCGGTCTTCGACCCCGCGAACTACCTCGAAATCGGCGTTCGGCCGTATCCCGACGCGCTCCTGCAGGTCGTCGAGTACGTCGACCAGGTCCACGTCAAGGACGCCGAGTTCGGCGAGCGCGGCGAGATCCGCCCCGCCGGCGAGGGCGACGGCCGGATCGGCGAGACCGTGGCGGCGCTGCACGAGCGGGGCTTCGACGGCCCGCTGTCGCTGGAGCCGCACCTGGCGTTCGCGGGGTCGGCCTACGGCTACAGCGGCCCCGAGGGGTTCGAGGCGGCCGCCGGAGCGCTGAAAGACGAACTAGACGAGGCGGGCGTCGAGTACGAGTAACTTCGGAGAGCGGGATCTGGATGAATCTACGAGTCGTCGGCCTCGTTCCCTGATCCGTTCAGGTCTTCGCGGGCCTCTTTCATGCCTTCGGCAACCCCAGGTCCGCCGAACCCTGCCATCTCACGGACATCGGACTCGCTCCGGGTGACTGCCAGCCTGCCGAGTAGTTCGTCGAACGTCTCGTCGTCCCGTTTCACCGCTTCGAGCTTGCGTTTCGTCTCCTCGGAAATGCGAATGGACGTGGTCATACTGCGTGTGAGGTGATAGAGTCGAGTATAGCTTGCGCCGGCTCGGCCCAAGAGGTTTACAGCAGCCCGACGGAACCGGACGCATGGCCGGCGACGACGCATCTGGGGCCAGCGGCGAGGACGCATCGACTTCCTCGCATCCGCTGACGACCGTCGACGGGTCTGACCGGCCGCTCGTGGGCGCTCTCCTCGCGGCTGCGGCGGCCGTCGCATACGCGGTCGTGCTCGGGTTCGCGATCGAACTGCCCGATCCAGCGCAAGCGGCGACGTTCGTCCTGTACTTCGGCGGTCTCGGTGCCGGCGTCGGATTCACTCGCCGACGAGCACCTACGTCGGCCGGGATCGGCGTGGTCGCCTTCGCGGTCGTGCCGTGGGTGCTGACCTGGGGGTTCGGGCTGAACCGCGGGCGTCCGGGGACAGCACTGTGGTCGGCCGGCGCGATCGCCTTCGGCGTCTTCCTCCTGGCGTTCGGATCGGAGTCGCTGCTCCGCTGGCCATCGTCCGTCCGGTCGCTGCTGTCCGGACGGGACGCGCTCGCGGGCGGGGCCGTCGGCGCAGTATCGGCGGTCGCGGTCTTCCTCTCGTGGACCTCCGTTCCGACCACCTACGGGTCCGCGTGGATCCGGGGTATCCACTACGTCGCCGTCGCGACGCGGGGTCTGTTCCTCGTCGCGGCCGTGACGGCCGCGGTCCTGTTCGCGACCCGGAAGCGGACGGTCGCTCCCGCGCTGCTGGTCGCCTGGGCGTTCACCGTTGCCCTCCTCGGCGACGCTCGCGGGACCGCCGTCTGGTCCGCCACGCCGGACTACCTCGCCGAGTTCGGCGTCGTCGTCCTCGCCCTGACGCTCGCGGCGGGCCTCCTCGAACTCGCCGTGCGTGGGCTTCTCGGCCGCTTCGGCGACTTCGACTCGATACCTGTCGGCCGGTGACCCGGCGGCCCCACGCGAGACGGCGACCACTTCCGCTCCGGACCCGTAGCCTTTTACCCCGGTTCGGACACACCTCCCTGTATGACCGAGGCGACGGGTATCGTCGGGGAGTTCCTCTCGCTGAAGGAGGGGACCGACGCCGACTTGCTGGCGATGCAGTGCGGCGACTTCTACGAATTCTTCGCCGAGGACGCCGAGACCGTCGCGGACGAATTGGATCTCAAGGTCTCCCAGAAGTCCTCGCACGGCTCGTCGTATCCGATGGCGGGCGTGCCGCTGGACGACCTGACCCCCTACCTCTCCGCGCTGGTCGAACGGGGGTACCGCGTGGCCGTCGCCGACCAGTACGAGACGGCGGACGGCCACGCCCGCGAGATCACGCGGGTCGTGACCCCCGGGACGCACCTCGAAACGAGCGACGACGACGCGCAGTACCTCGCGGCGGTCGTCCGCGAGGGCGGGAGCGGCCGCGGCGACAGCGGCGGGAGCGATGGCGACGACGCCACCTACGGCATCGCCGTCGCGGACGTGACGACGGGGCAGTTCCTCGTCACCGAACAGTCGGGGGCCGACGCGACGAGCGCGGCGCTGACGGAGCTGTACAAGTTCGACCCCGCGGAGGTCCTGCCCGGCCCCGAGGTCCGCTCGGACGACGACTTTCTGGACGAGATCCGCGAGCGCACCGACGCCTCGCTCTCCTTGCACACCACGGAGGCGTTCGCGCCGGGCCGCGCCCGGCATCGCGTCCGCGAGCAGTTCGGCGACGAGACCCTGGAGAGCGTCGGCATCGCCGACGCGGAGGCCGCGGTCCGGGCCGCGGGCGCCGTCGTCTCCTATGTCGACGAGACGGGCGCGGGCGTGCTGGCGTCGATGACGCGCCTGCAGTCGTTCGACGAGTCGGCCTACGTCGACCTCGACGCGACGACCCAGCGCAACCTCGAACTCACGGAGACGATGCAGGGGGATCGGAAGGGATCGCTGTTCGACACGGTCGACCACACGGTCACGAGCGCCGGCGGACGGCTCCTCCGGGAGTGGCTCCAGCGCCCGCGCCGCTCGCGGGCGGAGCTCGGCCGCCGCCAGTCCGCGGTGGCGGCGCTGGCGGAGGCCGCGATGGCCCGCGACCGGTTGCGCGAGACGCTCGGCGACGCCTACGACCTCGAACGGC encodes the following:
- a CDS encoding long-chain-fatty-acid--CoA ligase, which codes for MHKPLLVTDFLDRARRHYGGDEAVVATTGERYTYEELGERADRFSAALRERGVGQGDRVAVLDPNTHYHLEAAYGIMQLGAVHTPLNYRLTPDDFAYILSDAEVDAIYADREYAGKIEPIRDDVPTETFVTNGADAVDGDWEDFDALLDAAGPDPDVDRPEMDEDDVITINYTSGTTGDPKGVMRTHRTETLHAYLVSVHQEIRDDDTYLWTLPMFHVNGWGHIYAVTGLGATHVCTRGVDAERIFDAVAAEDVSYLCCAPTVLNRLIDHYEAEAPATTGDADVRVATAGSAPPEATIRTVEDEFGWYLKHVYGATETGPLITTSDARRHFDDDSADRFAVKKRQGIGYLGTEVRVVDEDGADVPRDDETIGEVVVRGNQVMEGYWNKPEATERAFSERADGYYHTGDLATVDEDGAISIQDRKKDIIVSGGENISSIELEDALFEHEAVSDVAVIPAPSDEWGEKPKAFVVPDGEPDDPGALEDELASFTRDRLASYKAVRAVEFVDDLPTTATGKVQKYELRAKEWDDEDRMVGEG
- a CDS encoding sugar phosphate isomerase/epimerase family protein; the protein is MTAPLPISGFADEIADDLDDQLATLESLDISHLDLRGVWNENALDLSADRLDALEATLAERGFAVTSIGSPIGKIGVEDDFDPHLERLERALELANRFDTDRVRVFSYYIPDGDDPADHREEVLRRTRTAVEKAESAGVTLVLENEKDIYGDTPGRMRDLLTTIDSPHLRAVFDPANYLEIGVRPYPDALLQVVEYVDQVHVKDAEFGERGEIRPAGEGDGRIGETVAALHERGFDGPLSLEPHLAFAGSAYGYSGPEGFEAAAGALKDELDEAGVEYE
- a CDS encoding DUF7557 family protein, whose protein sequence is MTTSIRISEETKRKLEAVKRDDETFDELLGRLAVTRSESDVREMAGFGGPGVAEGMKEAREDLNGSGNEADDS